A genomic region of Metopolophium dirhodum isolate CAU chromosome 1, ASM1992520v1, whole genome shotgun sequence contains the following coding sequences:
- the LOC132934626 gene encoding uncharacterized protein LOC132934626, with product MIHGPCGTVNTQCPCMVDNKCSKDFPKAYAEETVYVADGGYPKYRRPDDGRVVLVRGREVGNECVVPYNPYLLAKYDAHINVEICTSIKSVMYIYKYIYKGHDRVTLEVQDQDEIAK from the coding sequence ATGATCCACGGGCCGTGTGGAACAGTTAATACACAGTGTCCGTGCATGGTGGACAACAAATGCTCCAAAGATTTCCCGAAAGCGTACGCAGAGGAGACTGTGTACGTTGCGGACGGCGGATATCCAAAGTACCGCCGACCGGATGACGGCCGGGTGGTACTTGTGAGAGGTCGTGAGGTTGGTAACGAGTGTGTAGTGCCATACAACCCTTACCTTCTGGCCAAGTATGACGCGCACATCAACGTCGAGATATGCACGTCCATAAAGAGTGTCATGTATATCTACAAGTATATATACAAGGGACACGACCGTGTGACGTTGGAAGTTCAGGACCAGGATGAGATTGCCAAGTGa
- the LOC132936230 gene encoding proteoglycan 4-like — translation MTGQQQEKWQQVAELIQRLGLVSGGQDEPRTAAQVARMTTRQLLQDPVRAAIYNRGWADRTTDIQRRLRPHRPPSTSTPGSRTPSLTRPPPPATTPAPVTPAEPAPVPRPTGVLPGPTGRVRTEAQQARNRRKFQQLKEKRKARESEASQQRRLAKQPAPTSEPEAAGTPPTNPTPMEVDKPASKDGKSEEPGQPTSQESPDQSESTVEITETDWLVAFEGMPELDEHHSYYTPVGSPKHPQ, via the coding sequence ATGACCGGCCAACAGCAGGAGAAGTGGCAGCAGGTTGCCGAGCTAATCCAACGGCTGGGGCTGGTATCCGGTGGCCAGGATGAGCCGCGAACAGCCGCCCAGGTCGCGAGGATGACTACCCGCCAACTCCTGCAGGACCCAGTGCGGGCGGCCATCTACAACCGGGGCTGGGCGGACCGTACGACGGACATTCAGCGGAGGTTGCGGCCACACCGACCACCATCAACGTCAACACCCGGCAGCCGCACACCGTCCCTGACAAGGCCACCACCCCCAGCAACGACACCTGCCCCCGTAACACCTGCGGAGCCGGCACCGGTACCCAGGCCAACGGGGGTACTCCCCGGCCCAACGGGAAGGGTGAGGACGGAGGCGCAGCAGGCAAGGAACCGCCGGAAATTCCAACAGCTGAAGGAGAAGAGGAAGGCCAGGGAAAGCGAGGCAAGCCAACAACGTCGGCTTGCCAAGCAACCCGCGCCAACCTCAGAACCGGAAGCAGCCGGCACGCCTCCGACCAACCCTACACCGATGGAGGTTGACAAACCGGCCTCCAAGGACGGCAAGTCCGAGGAGCCGGGACAACCCACCAGCCAGGAGTCGCCAGACCAATCGGAGTCCACGGTAGAAATTACCGAGACAGATTGGCTGGTGGCGTTCGAGGGGATGCCAGAGTTGGACGAGCACCACTCGTACTACACTCCGGTAGGGTCCCCAAAACACCCCCAATAA
- the LOC132933124 gene encoding ATP-dependent DNA helicase pif1-like encodes MDGGMTVHSTFGLPFGTLTEDSTSSVTMQSERAQKIRNAALIVWDEAPMSPGLQLTVVDRLLRDVMASELPFGGKTMLFAGDFRQILPVVRRGTRAEIVMSSIKENGLWRVMERFNLVQNMRADHDADFATWLLELGNGRLPAVDGVPNTVQIPRQMVCDVDDLIDFVYPQQMSLANVDEFARRIVVCPTNEDCRGVNRDVLERVDGAQMSYTAVDTMMADDPDEVANFPTEFLNSLEPDGLPPYRLTLKVGCIVMLLRNLDPRRRLCNGTRLVVTELRRHNFKARILGGEAQDDDIVVPKIPLTSSGEDDLPILLRRLQFPVRLSFAMTINKSQGQTFDRVRFVTDVACVHARATVRSVFEGEKRTVRESRHVRR; translated from the coding sequence ATGGACGGCGGCATGACCGTACACTCGACGTTCGGACTGCCTTTCGGCACGCTGACCGAAGACTCGACGTCCAGCGTCACCATGCAGTCCGAGCGAGCGCAGAAGATACGCAACGCGGCGCTCATCGTCTGGGACGAAGCCCCAATGTCGCCGGGACTGCAACTGACGGTGGTGGACCGCCTGCTCAGGGACGTCATGGCATCGGAATTACCGTTCGGCGGTAAAACCATGCTGTTCGCCGGCGACTTCAGGCAGATATTGCCCGTGGTCCGGAGAGGGACGAGAGCCGAGATCGTCATGTCGTCGATCAAGGAAAACGGTCTTTGGCGCGTCATGGAGCGCTTCAATCTGGTCCAGAACATGCGCGCGGACCACGACGCGGACTTTGCGACTTGGTTGCTTGAGCTCGGCAACGGCCGACTGCCCGCGGTCGACGGCGTTCCGAACACTGTGCAAATCCCGCGGCAAATGGTATGCGACGTTGATGATTTGATCGATTTCGTGTACCCGCAGCAAATGTCGTTGGCCAACGTCGACGAATTCGCTCGGAGAATCGTTGTGTGTCCCACCAACGAAGACTGTAGAGGTGTCAACAGGGACGTGCTGGAGCGCGTCGACGGTGCTCAGATGAGCTACACCGCCGTCGACACCATGATGGCGGACGATCCCGACGAAGTGGCCAATTTTCCCACGGAGTTCCTCAACAGCTTGGAACCGGACGGCCTGCCGCCGTACCGGCTGACGTTGAAGGTGGGGTGCATCGTGATGTTGCTCAGAAATCTCGATCCGAGGAGACGACTGTGCAACGGTACGAGGTTGGTGGTCACCGAACTGCGGCGTCACAATTTCAAGGCTAGGATTTTGGGCGGTGAAGCACAGGACGACGACATCGTCGTGCCCAAGATACCGCTCACGTCCAGCGGTGAGGACGACCTGCCCATCTTACTGCGGCGCCTTCAATTCCCGGTGAGATTGTCGTTCGCCATGACCATCAACAAGTCGCAGGGTCAGACGTTCGACCGTGTAAGGTTTGTTACTGACGTCGCCTGTGTTCACGCACGGGCAACTGTACGTAGCGTTTTCGAGGGTGAGAAACGCACAGTCCGTGAGAGTCGGCATGTACGCCGATGA